The following proteins come from a genomic window of Malus sylvestris chromosome 4, drMalSylv7.2, whole genome shotgun sequence:
- the LOC126618272 gene encoding rhicadhesin receptor-like, whose product MTAWLWLWRRRKRWSAEGLNRRWWRSFDIINKGLGLLFALFVVGERSLTMLAMRVLGVTGDALVVGLAGRKEEARGSWVCWDWVSHSWVAGFVVEEEEATRKREGRREGGYGKEKEDLFHGTACPRQFGAPNVRRVCSVSSHILNAVKVNGFVCKDAANATAEDFFFTGLAKPGLTNNTFGSLVTLANVEKIPGLNTLGVSLARIDYAPGGINPPHTHPRATEIVYVLEGELDVGFITTANKLIRKTTKQGEVFVFPKGLVHFQNNNGKSPASMIAAFNSQLQGRVKIALTLFAATPEVPENVLTKTFQVGTKQVDKIKSKLAPKA is encoded by the exons ATGACGGCCTGGCTATGGTTATGGCGTCGGAGAAAAAGGTGGAGCGCAGAGGGACTGAATAGGCGGTGGTGGAGGAGCTTCGACATCATCAACAAAGGCCTTGGCCTCCTCTTTGCGCTTTTTGTCGTCGGCGAAAGAAGCCTGACGATGCTTGCTATGCGAGTCCTGGGTGTCACTGGCGACGCTCTTGTCGTGGGACTAGCAGGGAGGAAGGAGGAGGCGAGAGGAAGCTGGGTTTGCTGGGATTGGGTTAGCCATAGTTGGGTTGCTGGGTttgtggtggaggaggaggaggctacAAGAAAGAGGGAGGGTAGACGAGAGGGAGGCTATGGGAAAGAGAAGGAGG ATTTGTTTCACGGGACAGCATGTCCCAGACaatttggcgcaccaaacgtgagaCGAGTGTGTTCTGTCTCATCTCACATACTAAACG CGGTGAAAGTCAATGGATTCGTCTGCAAGGACGCAGCAAATGCAACAGCAGAGGACTTTTTCTTCACCGGACTAGCCAAACCAGGCCTCACCAACAACACATTCGGCTCCTTGGTGACTTTAGCCAATGTCGAAAAAATCCCCGGCCTCAACACCCTCGGCGTTTCGCTTGCCAGAATCGACTATGCCCCCGGCGGAATTAACCCACCCCACACTCACCCCAGAGCCACAGAAATTGTTTACGTTCTTGAAGGAGAATTGGACGTTGGGTTTATTACCACAGCAAACAAGCTCATCAGAAAAACTACTAAGCAAGGTGAAGTCTTTGTGTTCCCCAAAGGGTTGGTTCACTTCCAAAACAACAATGGGAAGAGCCCGGCTTCCATGATTGCCGCCTTCAACTCTCAGCTGCAGGGCAGAGTGAAAATCGCCCTCACATTGTTCGCTGCCACGCCGGAGGTGCCGGAGAATGTGCTGACCAAGACGTTCCAGGTGGGAACCAAGCAGGTTGACAAAATCAAGTCTAAGCTAGCACCCAAGGCCTAG